In the genome of Lactuca sativa cultivar Salinas chromosome 3, Lsat_Salinas_v11, whole genome shotgun sequence, the window gaaaaaaatttgGTTCCACTGAGGAGCAACGCTGGCGACAGTTGGCACTCACCAATCTTCAAATCGTAAACACAGCGCCGCAACCAAATCTCGACCCAGAAAATTTAAGGATGTTTATGAAAATTCAACAAGAAGTTCTCGACCAACATCGCAACTagatttgatgttttttttaataattctGTTTAATTTTCTAAGTATAGATTATGCTTTTTTagtattttagttttaattttctatgttttaaattatgtaatgtggttttaattaatataaaatatgttatttatttaatatgttatttatttaatataatgttaaaaaataaaaaataataaaaaagtaaATGTTGTTAGTGGTGACCATTTCCATAGTGGAGTGGGTTGGTGGTGAAGGTGACGTGGCGCAGAGGTGACACCACTTTTCCGGTGAGTTTATGGTGACCACTCCACATAGCCTTATATGATGTATTTCACTTGAACTTTCACCTACAATAATGTCAGCATAGCTACTCGTTGGTCTATCCCCAACAATCATATTCTCATCTACCTAGATTTCACTTCTTTTAACATTTCAATTTTATGGTGTAAAGTTTCGAAAACGAAATAATTTCACAGCTTGCATTACGGGATTGAGGTAGTGTTGTTGGGAGTGGGTTAGAattgttttgttcttattttaGGTTGAATGGTTTTGGACTTTTTGTAATGAAACAGATTCTAATCATAGGATCTTCAATCttgttataaaatataaaaatatgatcATGTTAATTTCAAATAGATCAAATGTAAGTGGATTTCCATCCCCATTTCTATGGGACTTAggttttttattgtttttcttaGTGGATTTCCATCCCATCTAATAGTTATATCTGCCGATGTATCATTTTTGGATTGAAAGAACCATTTGAATGAGAGATTGAGGTTAAATCACAATTTGTCTCTGTTTGTTTCAAGGGCATTTTGGGAACAACTAAATCATTATTCTCTTGAAGCCATCACCAATATGGGATTCAACAAGTACTTTTATTGGGGATTTGGGATTCCATGTTACACTTCATAGTCAGCTTTAAAGGTAGAAATTAAATAGAAGTACAGTAGCTATAGTAAAGGAGAGattgaggggtattttggtcattctcGTAGATAGATCAGTATAATTGAAAGTATTAATAGTAGATCGATGTTAGTGTACATCATTCCATCAGCACCTAGATGATATCATAGCATGAGACAACAAGAAGGGGAGTCATATCTTCTATTTTTGGCTTTGTCAATGCTTCTAGTCAATAGGAAAATTGAAGAAGGGCATTTATCATTTTTGGACCGAATGAACCATTTGAACGAGAAATTAAGTGAAAATCACAATTTAAATACTAAAATGTAAAatgtttaatataaataataatacacATGCGATTATATTTAATCACAACATAATCTTTAATAAGAATGATAACTTCTAGATGATTTATTCCTTGTTCTAAATGAACCTAGTAAGTTTTGAAGTTGTAACATGGTATTTCGTCTTGTGTAGATTAATGAAGAATACAAGGCTTTGGATAGACGCATCTCTTCACTAGAAAACTCAATACTAGAAGTAACTAAGCAAGGCGAAACTTCAGATAAGACATTACAGAACATGTTGTACTGTGTCTGATATACTGACATGCATTGCACTTGGTTGAGACTGATATCAATGAAAAATATTATCGTTTTGTCCTTTATAACAAGTGTTGTCTTTCCTTCCATTAGGTCAAGTTTGCTTTTTTGTGACAAGAAATACGAAACCCAAAAACAGGCCACGagttaattttaaatattataatgTGGTTGTGGATAActagatatgcatgttttttgGGTGGAGATGTTTGTGTCTTTATGTTTATTTGCCCATAGGAAGTGAGATTGTATAATGAATGAAATCGACAGGTTCATAGgattgtaaattgtaaattgtTGACCCGTGACTTGCAGTTTGCTTATACAAGACAAATTCCAAATCATTTTCAAATTAATTCCTACAATTACGCCAAACAAATCCTTCTACCAACGTAAATCATGCCATTTAAACATACTTCATCTTCACGGTTAAATATGTACttttgtatttattattatttttaaatatatgtcACAGACTTCCATTTGTATTAATTTCTTAGTACAATAACTTTTGGGTCCACTATAACTGTTTTTTAGGGTTATAAACGTATTTTGATGAGTAAAGGAATATGTTAGTTAATGAAAGGTAAAAGGGTTAGTTGATAGGGATAGGGGTAGAAGGGGCACATCACATGCGACATGGAACCCGTGGTTAGATTAGATTACAGGTACTCCATATTCAGGGGCATATCTTTTTCCCCCCACACCTTCCTGCCAAAACAAGACTTTCAGCTTTTTACAATTTTTTGCGTACTACCATAATAGTGATAGTACACAACACTTTTGGTTAGGATTGATAATCAATGTGTTAATTATGGGTATTTTTGTTGATTATAATTTTGGTAGTTAGTAGTTGGAACTTTAGTTTTGTCAAAAAAATATAAGTGTTTTTAAATGCTACTTGAATAGTAACTTTCGAATTAAATTGTTTTTGTTCTAAACTTTAAGATCATAAATTCGAACACAAGTTTTTCTgtaatttgagttttttttttcttctaaaattAACTATTGAAAATTCTTGCAAGATCGTTACCAAACTCACCCTctgtttataatttatattatagaaaaacataaaaacaaccaAAATGCGTAAATACAGATTTTGGAATTGCCACTAGCAAAAGAAAGTTATTCTTTTAAGAGtgaattacacaaatggtccctacgGTTTAGGATAATTTGTAAGTTTTgtttctaacttatttttttaatcgGAAGATccctattatttgtttttgtaacGCGCTTGCcgcttggtccctactatttgtttttattaAGCGCTTGGTTCCTGCCTTatctaaaaaaactattatttaaatagagaaaaattgGTGgcataggtaaggtaaggtgagggatgaggttgggggtgtgtttatttaaataaattaaaaaattaagagcaaaatagtctttttagacaAGACAGGGACCAGGCACATAACAAAATCAAATAGCAGAGACCTCCGgagttaaaaatataaattagagACTAAATATGCAatttaccctaaaccatagggaccattcgtgtaatttactcttcttttaaatgtttcaagAACGGCGAAATACAGATTTATATAAGGCGAAATACAAAATCTATATATTGTGAAATACATGattttccataaaaaaaaaattactttttgaaATCTTTTTGGTGGGAACAATTCAAAAGGCCATAAAGTAATTTCACGGCCAAGTATTTTGCAATTTTctgtaataaataaataaataaataattgtttATTTTAACAGAACTTTCATTCATTTGGTCTTTCCGTAAATTTCTTATATGTTATTACAACAATAGTTTATgaggttttatgatttatgtatcCGTTTTGGAGATTTAAACTCATTATTTTTTAGCTACTTTTTTATTTGATCGATTTGATTAATTAGAAGTAAAGTCTTACTCTAAtattcataaataaaaaaaagaagtTGAAATTGTCACACCTCTATTTTTACACATGTCTTCTAACACCAATTCCACTATAATCCTAAAATTATGGGCATCAAATTCATAACTTGTAGAATGGATAAaagtcctaattttttttttcctttgctTAATTATCGGTACCAAGAAATCATGCCGGAGGGTGTTTTCAATAGACCAATCCTTGTTAAACCATGCACATGCGAGATTTGACTTCACAGTCTATTGGTTAATTAATAGTATATGATAGATAATTTATTTACTAGAGCCGTAAAAAAGTATTAAAAAAAGTGAAAACTCAAATTTGGAAATATTTAGTCTTTTTAAATTTGGGGATTAAggtaaaaaaatatcatttaacgTAAATTAAGGTGAAATTTAAGAAGAAATTGATGGTGAATACTGAATAGTATTCCTTTTGTTTGTTGGCTTCACTACGAACCATCTTCACTCAATTTTTGCGCAGTTAAGCCCGTGAGTTCACTCACATAACTACCACCGGAAACCCACCTTCTATAAATCACCATTCACCACCTGCACGTCCTTTCACAAACAAACATGGCTCCTCCTACATTGCTCATTCTTCTCCTTCTAACCTCTTCTTCTTTCGCTAATTCTGCTTTCACTTCTGATCATTACTCCGACGCCCTCACCAAATCCATCCTCTTCTTCGAAGGCCAAAGATCCGGCAAGTTACCTGCAACCCAACGTCTCAAATGGAGGGCTGATTCCGCCTTACACGACGGTTCTTCCGCCAATGTACCTTCACAGAACCATCAAAATACACTATTGTTTCCGGTAACTGTCCCTCATGCATGCCGTTTTTCTGTTTTCAGGTGGATCTAGTCGGAGGTTATTACGATGCAGGTGATAACATGAAGTTTGGGCTCCCCATGGCGTTCACCACCACTATGCTTGCATGGAGTATCATCGAGTTTGGTGGGTTTATGCAATCGGAATTAGGGAATGCGAAAGCTGCCCTTCGTTGGGGCTCCGATTATCTTCTGAAAGCAGCCACCGCCACCCCCGGCACATTGTATGTACAGGTACGATCGAGCCGAGTCCGACTCCGAGTCTCCGACCACCATTTTTGTTCCATGCATGTTAGTGTACAATTACAGTTTACAAACCTCTTATTGTTCCCAAATTTGAAACAGGTGGGGGAAGCTAACTCCGATCACCAATGCTGGGAGAGACCGGAAGATATGGACACATCACGAGGTGTCTACAAGGTGTCGGCTCAAAATCCGGGATCTGATGTGGCTGCAGAGACTGCTGCTGCACTGGCTGCGGCTTCCATTGTCTTTCAAGACTCCGAGCCTTCTTATTCACAGAAATTACTTCAAACAGCCATGAATGTACTAATCTATTCATCACAACTCTCTTAATTGATTTCTTAATATTGTCGAGATAATCATGTAAATCGGATATATCAGGTGTTCAAATTTGCAGACCACTATAGAGGCTCTTACAGCGACTCGCTACATAATGCTGTGTGTCCGTTTTACTGCTCGTATTCAGGATTCAATGTAAGATAACATGAAACGAATTAACGAAACCTGTTTGATTCTTGGAATTACTGTTCTTCAACCTGTTTAAATTTCTGGTTGTATTTAGGACGAGTTGCTGTGGGGAGCGGCATGGATACACAGAGCCTCTCAGGATACCAGTTACATGACTTACATTCAATCAAATGGTCACTTAATGGGTTCAGAAGACGACGATTTCTCCTTCAGTTGGGATGACAAAAGAGCAGGGACAAAAGTTCTTCTTTCCAAAAGCTTTCTCGAGAACAAAATCGAAGA includes:
- the LOC111919038 gene encoding endoglucanase 1, which codes for MAPPTLLILLLLTSSSFANSAFTSDHYSDALTKSILFFEGQRSGKLPATQRLKWRADSALHDGSSANVDLVGGYYDAGDNMKFGLPMAFTTTMLAWSIIEFGGFMQSELGNAKAALRWGSDYLLKAATATPGTLYVQVGEANSDHQCWERPEDMDTSRGVYKVSAQNPGSDVAAETAAALAAASIVFQDSEPSYSQKLLQTAMNVFKFADHYRGSYSDSLHNAVCPFYCSYSGFNDELLWGAAWIHRASQDTSYMTYIQSNGHLMGSEDDDFSFSWDDKRAGTKVLLSKSFLENKIEEFQSYKQHSDNYICSLIPGSQNSQAQYTRGGLFYKQEGSNLQYVTTSSFLLLTYAKYLDSNGGRASCGASTITSEMLIVQAKKQIDYILGDNPMKMSYMVGFGDRYPTHIHHRGSSVPSVRDHPDRISCDAGHRYFNSGSPNPNILVGAIVGGPDRNDNYADDRSNYIQSEPATYINAPFVGAVAFFSSH